The Virgibacillus sp. SK37 region GAAGGTATCCCCCTAATCTATATCTTTTAATTGATGGAGTTTATGCAATAACTCCGTTTGTTCTTTGGAAACCATAGTCTCGAGTTCTTTAATTAGAACAACTCTATCTTGGAACTTACTGTATAAATGCAATTTTTCTTCATAAGATTCAAGCATCGCTTCCGTTCGCTTTATATTATCATACACAGCCTGTCTGGAAACATTGGAAACCTCGGAAATTTCACCTAATGAATAGTCCTCCAAGTAATACATTTCCATATAATTTCTTTGTTTGGGTGTGAGCAACGCCTGGTAGAAATC contains the following coding sequences:
- a CDS encoding putative DNA-binding protein; protein product: MLEKTTRINYLFDFYQALLTPKQRNYMEMYYLEDYSLGEISEVSNVSRQAVYDNIKRTEAMLESYEEKLHLYSKFQDRVVLIKELETMVSKEQTELLHKLHQLKDID